In a single window of the Gadus macrocephalus chromosome 6, ASM3116895v1 genome:
- the kank1a gene encoding KN motif and ankyrin repeat domain-containing protein 1a isoform X1, with amino-acid sequence MAQTMHVNGNGPERGQGCPSAEEEKASVAPYYVETPYGYQLDLDFLKYVDDIERGNTIKKLSIHRKPKVAKPAAVPRGGSVGGSTHAEWTSTDSLSSSNSDDNKQSPVFFTSRLQVAPPLTPTLGRRAGPHEPPPPPPSQHSCSIASESRPLLPPPSPRVAPRHNPQVEKTLMETRWRLEQERLLMQHHTEPAAPRRRLASFGGTGSNSSLSSFTGSLAQSQISPSGHQPLALNGHLHNGEYNPYYPPSVGSSIRHSPMSSGMTTPVTNVSPMHLQHIREQMMVALKKLKELEEQVKTIPILQVKIAVLQEEKRQLTAQSKSTAPAGFRKRSYSVGCAEQLESQGSPVQRDAELHITEPEAKEQNLQQLEEFRRLAAEVQSLERKTQDNTGADVRRDQSAAAQNRTPQQSVGLAIDENMNNLSVAQSKPLKRSYRDTGVVTERRDTRSAGVGVTEVMLGVTSEAEKELELQQQAIEALKEQVYRLEVQLKETTHQMEMSKLKLELQAAGGPSKKKVDKGCTARPEMYSASVEAKVQTQSQGVGNHLETANAGTSKSLQETRTVGVSCTPSVQSVATGPEVPMERWLVRERVEVKDQCVGRRVDTHNQSEGVEVEVCEAGVNTEETMDTLVASKTSTKESRSIGCGDCSVDVNVSPVKTLVTRGTNPDFVSTLDHGVMVIPESTSRQTSTDLEVSSKATNTKTSVMADSFTSTTLVTCDKRTSTVITETRTVGAGEGLVRDLQTAAKKRSVAVGTSTEADTLGQSRSVKTKDCGVGTASIHHNFLVGSITRTIACGPSQPPEGVEGGHKEAVEAKVQAVSTDAPSQGGVGLDHYIERVQKLLQEQQMLLAENYSELADAFGQPQSQFGSINSELVNTLSSINSVMKYGSVEDILALQTDPEAARKEVSVQEVSQPQPRVKDLSAADLNAASLAAASLTAASLAAAEKPGSPRTQPSPSELKSRMDQQMSSALHGEPCHQSTLKSIMKKKDGRPGSNGTKKNLQFVGVNGGYESTSSDDSSSEDSSSSGSDEDDEDDEEKEKEEQEVNGAKEEHGKVEEETTGEEYHNEGAVDVQMKTEEEEEEEEGQEKSETRESRSELSEKMVAACHVLKAHLSDPKAVSSKDLRASLNTVQHEWFRVSSQKAALSGTVEDYLDGFAGVSPGVLRHVVNMADGNGNTALHYSVSHSNFQVVRKLLDADVCNVNQQNKAGYTPIMLAALAAVECPEDMRIVEELFGQGDVNARASQAGQTGLMLAVSHGRMDMVRALLVQGADVNVQDDEGSTALMCASEHGHVEIVKLLLGQPGCDATLSDSNHVLGGGGKGLLGLIHTTAVLSCEGPGCSIFKDRCVDRTVAIVTSFGPETLVGIHIFIVSC; translated from the exons ATGGCCCAGACCATGCACGTGAATGGCAATGGCCCAG AAAGAGGGCAGGGTTGCCCAAgcgcagaggaggagaaggcgtcCGTCGCCCCCTACTATGTTGAAACCCCGTACGGGTATCAGCTGGACCTGGACTTCCTCAAGTATGTGGACGACATCGAGAGGGGAAACACCATCAAGAAGCTGAGCATTCACCGGAAGCCCAAAGTGGCCAAGCCCGCCGCCGTGCCCCGGGGCGGCTCCGTCGGGGGCAGCACTCACGCCGAGTGGACCTCCACGgactccctgtcctcctccaaCAGTGACGACAACAAGCAGTCCCCCGTGTTCTTCACCTCCAGGCTCCAGGTCGCCCCCCCGCTGACCCCGACCCTGGGCCGACGGGCCGGCCCCCacgagccgccgccgccgccaccttcCCAACATTCTTGTTCCATCGCCTCCGAGTCCAGGCCGCTGCTGCCCCCGCCTTCCCCGAGGGTCGCCCCCCGCCACAACCCCCAGGTGGAGAAGACCCTGATGGAGACCCGCTGGAGGCTGGAGCAGGAGCGCCTGCTCATGCAGCACCACACCGAGCCcgccgccccccgccgccgcctcgcCAGTTTCGGGGGCACGGGCTCCAACAGCTCCTTGTCGTCCTTCACCGGTTCGCTGGCCCAGAGTCAGATCTCCCCTAGCGGCCACCAGCCTCTGGCGCTCAACGGCCACCTGCACAACGGGGAGTACAACCCCTACTACCCGCCCTCGGTGGGGAGCTCCATCCGCCACAGTCCCATGAGCTCGGGCATGACGACCCCCGTGACCAACGTCAGCCCCATGCATCTGCAGCACATCCGGGAGCAGATGATGGTGGCCCTGAAGAAGCTCAaagagctggaggagcaggtgaAGACCATCCCCATCTTGCAGGTCAAGATAGCGGTCctgcaggaggagaagaggcaACTGACGGCCCAGTCCAAGAGCACGGCCCCGGCGGGCTTCCGCAAGCGCTCCTACAGCGTGGGCTGTGCCGAGCAGCTGGAGAGCCAGGGGAGCCCCGTGCAGCGGGACGCCGAGTTGCACATCACGGAGCCGGAGGCAAAGGAGCAGAATCTCCAGCAGCTGGAGGAGTTCCGACGCCTGGCCGCCGAAGTCCAGTCGCTGGAGAGGAAGACCCAGGACAACACCGGGGCCGACGTTCGGAGAGACCAGTCGGCCGCCGCGCAGAACCGGACTCCCCAGCAATCGGTCGGGCTCGCCATCGACGAAAACATGAACAACCTCAGCGTCGCCCAAAGTAAACCGTTAAAACGCAGTTATCGGGATACGGGCGTGGTGACGGAGCGGCGGGACACCCGCAGCGCCGGGGTGGGTGTGACGGAGGTCATGCTGGGCGTGACCAGTGAGGcggagaaggagctggagctccagcagcaggccaTCGAGGCCCTCAAGGAGCAGGTGTACCGCCTCGAGGTTCAGCTGAAGGAGACCACCCACCAGATGGAGATGAGCAAACTCAAGCTGGAGCTGCAGGCAGCGGGGGGACCCAGCAAGAAGAAGGTCGACAAAGGTTGCACGGCGAGGCCGGAGATGTACAGTGCCAGCGTGGAGGCAAAGGTGCAGACACAGAGTCAGGGAGTGGGGAATCACCTGGAGACCGCCAATGCTGGGACCTCCAAGAGCCTCCAAGAGACCCGGACGGTGGGGGTTTCCTGCACGCCCAGCGTGCAGAGCGTCGCCACGGGGCCCGAGGTGCCCATGGAGAGGTGGCTGGTGCGAGAgcgggtggaggtgaaggatcAGTGTGTCGGGAGACGGGTAGATACGCACAACCAGAGCGAGGGCGTAGAGGTGGAGGTCTGCGAGGCCGGAGTCAACACAGAGGAAACGATGGACACCTTGGTTGCAAGTAAAACGTCGACAAAGGAGTCGAGGTCAATTGGCTGTGGTGATTGCTCTGTAGACGTGAACGTGAGTCCGGTCAAAACGCTGGTGACTCGAGGAACCAACCCCGACTTTGTGAGCACGTTGGACCACGGCGTCATGGTCATTCCCGAGTCCACGTCTCGACAAACCAGTACCGACCTGGAAGTGTCCAGCAAGGCCACCAACACGAAAACGTCAGTCATGGCTGATTCCTTCACAAGCACGACGCTTGTGACCTGTGACAAACGCACCAGCACGGTGATCACCGAAACGAGGACGGTCGGCGCGGGGGAGGGCCTCGTACGAGATCTCCAGACCGCCGCAAAGAAGCGATCGGTCGCCGTGGGAACCTCCACCGAGGCGGACACACTGGGCCAGTCGCGCTCCGTCAAAACCAAAGACTGCGGGGTGGGGACGGCGAGCATCCACCACAACTTCCTTGTCGGGTCGATCACCCGGACTATAGCGTGCGGACCGTCGCAGCCCCCGGAAGGCGTGGAGGGCGGCCATAAGGAGGCTGTGGAGGCCAAGGTTCAGGCGGTGTCGACGGATGCGCCATCCCAGGGGGGTGTCGGGCTGGACCACTACATCGAGAGGGTCCAGAAGCTGTTGCAAGAGCAGCAGATGCTGCTGGCGGAGAACTACAGTGAGCTGGCCGACGCCTTCGGCCAGCCCCAGAGCCAGTTTGGGTCCATCAACAGCGAGCTGGTCAACACGCTGTCCTCCATCAACTCGGTCATGAAGTACGGCAGCGTGGAGGACATTCTGGCGCTGCAGACTGACCCGGAGGCTGCGCGCAAAG AAGTAAGTGTGCAGGAGGTCTCCCAGCCACAGCCCCGGGTCAAAGACCTCTCGGCGGCCGACCTGAACGCCGCGTCCCTGGCCGCCGCGTCCCTGACCGCCGCGTCCCTGGCCGCGGCAGAGAAGCCCGGCAGCCCGCGCACACAGCCCAGCCCGTCCGAGCTCAAGAGCCGCATGGACCAACAGATGTCCTCAGCGCTGCACG GGGAGCCATGTCATCAGAGCACCCTGAAATCCATCATGAAAAAGAAAGATGGCCGCCCTGGCTCCAATGGAACCAAGAAGAACCTGCAGTTTGTTGGAGTCAAtggagg GTATGAATCTACGTCAAGTGACGACTCGAGCTCAGAGGACAGCAGCTCTTCGGGGTCagacgaggacgacgaggacgacgaggagaaggagaaggaggagcaggaggtgaacGGTGCAAAGGAGGAACATGGGAAAGTAGAGGAAGAGACAACCGGGGAGGAGTATCATAACGAGGGAGCAGTGGATGTGCAGAtgaagacggaggaggaggaggaggaggaggaaggtcaaGAGAAGAGCGAGACAAGAGAGAG CAGGAGTGAGCTAAGTGAGAAGATGGTGGCGGCCTGCCACGTCCTGAAGGCCCACCTCAGCGACCCCAAGGCGGTGAGCAGTAAAGACCTG aggGCGAGCCTGAACACGGTGCAGCATGAGTGGTTCCGCGTGTCCAGCCAGAAGGCGGCGCTGTCGGGCACGGTGGAGGACTACCTGGACGGCTTCGCCGGCGTGTCGCCCGGCGTGCTGCGGCACGTGGTCAACATGGCCGACGGCAACGGCAACACGGCGCTGCACTACAGCGTCTCGCACTCCAACTTCCAGGTGGTGCGGAAGCTTCTGGACGCAG ACGTGTGCAACGTGAACCAGCAGAACAAGGCGGGCTACACGCCCATCATGCTGGCGGCGCTGGCGGCGGTGGAGTGCCCCGAGGACATGCGCATCGTGGAGGAGCTGTTCGGCCAGGGGGACGTCAACGCGCGCGCCAGCCAG GCGGGTCAGACGGGGCTGATGCTGGCGGTCAGCCATGGCAGGATGGACATGGTGCGGGCCCTGTTGGTGCAGGGGGCGGACGTCAACGTCCAGGACGACGAGGGCTCCACCGCCCTGATGTGCGCCAGTGAGCACGGCCACGTGGAGATCGTCAAGCTGCTGCTGGGCCAGCCCGGCTGCGACGCCACCCTCAGCGACAGC aaccatgtactgggtggaggaggaaaggggCTATTGGGCCTCATTCACACGACGGCCGTCTTGAGTTGCGAAGGACCTGGCTGTAGCATTTTTAAGGATCGTTGTGTTGACCGTACCGTCGCTATCGTGACTAGTTTCGGTCCCGAAACTTTAGTAGGAATACACATTTTCATAGTTTCTTGCTAG
- the kank1a gene encoding KN motif and ankyrin repeat domain-containing protein 1a isoform X5 encodes MRVTERGQGCPSAEEEKASVAPYYVETPYGYQLDLDFLKYVDDIERGNTIKKLSIHRKPKVAKPAAVPRGGSVGGSTHAEWTSTDSLSSSNSDDNKQSPVFFTSRLQVAPPLTPTLGRRAGPHEPPPPPPSQHSCSIASESRPLLPPPSPRVAPRHNPQVEKTLMETRWRLEQERLLMQHHTEPAAPRRRLASFGGTGSNSSLSSFTGSLAQSQISPSGHQPLALNGHLHNGEYNPYYPPSVGSSIRHSPMSSGMTTPVTNVSPMHLQHIREQMMVALKKLKELEEQVKTIPILQVKIAVLQEEKRQLTAQSKSTAPAGFRKRSYSVGCAEQLESQGSPVQRDAELHITEPEAKEQNLQQLEEFRRLAAEVQSLERKTQDNTGADVRRDQSAAAQNRTPQQSVGLAIDENMNNLSVAQSKPLKRSYRDTGVVTERRDTRSAGVGVTEVMLGVTSEAEKELELQQQAIEALKEQVYRLEVQLKETTHQMEMSKLKLELQAAGGPSKKKVDKGCTARPEMYSASVEAKVQTQSQGVGNHLETANAGTSKSLQETRTVGVSCTPSVQSVATGPEVPMERWLVRERVEVKDQCVGRRVDTHNQSEGVEVEVCEAGVNTEETMDTLVASKTSTKESRSIGCGDCSVDVNVSPVKTLVTRGTNPDFVSTLDHGVMVIPESTSRQTSTDLEVSSKATNTKTSVMADSFTSTTLVTCDKRTSTVITETRTVGAGEGLVRDLQTAAKKRSVAVGTSTEADTLGQSRSVKTKDCGVGTASIHHNFLVGSITRTIACGPSQPPEGVEGGHKEAVEAKVQAVSTDAPSQGGVGLDHYIERVQKLLQEQQMLLAENYSELADAFGQPQSQFGSINSELVNTLSSINSVMKYGSVEDILALQTDPEAARKEVSVQEVSQPQPRVKDLSAADLNAASLAAASLTAASLAAAEKPGSPRTQPSPSELKSRMDQQMSSALHGEPCHQSTLKSIMKKKDGRPGSNGTKKNLQFVGVNGGYESTSSDDSSSEDSSSSGSDEDDEDDEEKEKEEQEVNGAKEEHGKVEEETTGEEYHNEGAVDVQMKTEEEEEEEEGQEKSETRESRSELSEKMVAACHVLKAHLSDPKAVSSKDLRASLNTVQHEWFRVSSQKAALSGTVEDYLDGFAGVSPGVLRHVVNMADGNGNTALHYSVSHSNFQVVRKLLDADVCNVNQQNKAGYTPIMLAALAAVECPEDMRIVEELFGQGDVNARASQAGQTGLMLAVSHGRMDMVRALLVQGADVNVQDDEGSTALMCASEHGHVEIVKLLLGQPGCDATLSDSNHVLGGGGKGLLGLIHTTAVLSCEGPGCSIFKDRCVDRTVAIVTSFGPETLVGIHIFIVSC; translated from the exons ATGAGAGTTACAG AAAGAGGGCAGGGTTGCCCAAgcgcagaggaggagaaggcgtcCGTCGCCCCCTACTATGTTGAAACCCCGTACGGGTATCAGCTGGACCTGGACTTCCTCAAGTATGTGGACGACATCGAGAGGGGAAACACCATCAAGAAGCTGAGCATTCACCGGAAGCCCAAAGTGGCCAAGCCCGCCGCCGTGCCCCGGGGCGGCTCCGTCGGGGGCAGCACTCACGCCGAGTGGACCTCCACGgactccctgtcctcctccaaCAGTGACGACAACAAGCAGTCCCCCGTGTTCTTCACCTCCAGGCTCCAGGTCGCCCCCCCGCTGACCCCGACCCTGGGCCGACGGGCCGGCCCCCacgagccgccgccgccgccaccttcCCAACATTCTTGTTCCATCGCCTCCGAGTCCAGGCCGCTGCTGCCCCCGCCTTCCCCGAGGGTCGCCCCCCGCCACAACCCCCAGGTGGAGAAGACCCTGATGGAGACCCGCTGGAGGCTGGAGCAGGAGCGCCTGCTCATGCAGCACCACACCGAGCCcgccgccccccgccgccgcctcgcCAGTTTCGGGGGCACGGGCTCCAACAGCTCCTTGTCGTCCTTCACCGGTTCGCTGGCCCAGAGTCAGATCTCCCCTAGCGGCCACCAGCCTCTGGCGCTCAACGGCCACCTGCACAACGGGGAGTACAACCCCTACTACCCGCCCTCGGTGGGGAGCTCCATCCGCCACAGTCCCATGAGCTCGGGCATGACGACCCCCGTGACCAACGTCAGCCCCATGCATCTGCAGCACATCCGGGAGCAGATGATGGTGGCCCTGAAGAAGCTCAaagagctggaggagcaggtgaAGACCATCCCCATCTTGCAGGTCAAGATAGCGGTCctgcaggaggagaagaggcaACTGACGGCCCAGTCCAAGAGCACGGCCCCGGCGGGCTTCCGCAAGCGCTCCTACAGCGTGGGCTGTGCCGAGCAGCTGGAGAGCCAGGGGAGCCCCGTGCAGCGGGACGCCGAGTTGCACATCACGGAGCCGGAGGCAAAGGAGCAGAATCTCCAGCAGCTGGAGGAGTTCCGACGCCTGGCCGCCGAAGTCCAGTCGCTGGAGAGGAAGACCCAGGACAACACCGGGGCCGACGTTCGGAGAGACCAGTCGGCCGCCGCGCAGAACCGGACTCCCCAGCAATCGGTCGGGCTCGCCATCGACGAAAACATGAACAACCTCAGCGTCGCCCAAAGTAAACCGTTAAAACGCAGTTATCGGGATACGGGCGTGGTGACGGAGCGGCGGGACACCCGCAGCGCCGGGGTGGGTGTGACGGAGGTCATGCTGGGCGTGACCAGTGAGGcggagaaggagctggagctccagcagcaggccaTCGAGGCCCTCAAGGAGCAGGTGTACCGCCTCGAGGTTCAGCTGAAGGAGACCACCCACCAGATGGAGATGAGCAAACTCAAGCTGGAGCTGCAGGCAGCGGGGGGACCCAGCAAGAAGAAGGTCGACAAAGGTTGCACGGCGAGGCCGGAGATGTACAGTGCCAGCGTGGAGGCAAAGGTGCAGACACAGAGTCAGGGAGTGGGGAATCACCTGGAGACCGCCAATGCTGGGACCTCCAAGAGCCTCCAAGAGACCCGGACGGTGGGGGTTTCCTGCACGCCCAGCGTGCAGAGCGTCGCCACGGGGCCCGAGGTGCCCATGGAGAGGTGGCTGGTGCGAGAgcgggtggaggtgaaggatcAGTGTGTCGGGAGACGGGTAGATACGCACAACCAGAGCGAGGGCGTAGAGGTGGAGGTCTGCGAGGCCGGAGTCAACACAGAGGAAACGATGGACACCTTGGTTGCAAGTAAAACGTCGACAAAGGAGTCGAGGTCAATTGGCTGTGGTGATTGCTCTGTAGACGTGAACGTGAGTCCGGTCAAAACGCTGGTGACTCGAGGAACCAACCCCGACTTTGTGAGCACGTTGGACCACGGCGTCATGGTCATTCCCGAGTCCACGTCTCGACAAACCAGTACCGACCTGGAAGTGTCCAGCAAGGCCACCAACACGAAAACGTCAGTCATGGCTGATTCCTTCACAAGCACGACGCTTGTGACCTGTGACAAACGCACCAGCACGGTGATCACCGAAACGAGGACGGTCGGCGCGGGGGAGGGCCTCGTACGAGATCTCCAGACCGCCGCAAAGAAGCGATCGGTCGCCGTGGGAACCTCCACCGAGGCGGACACACTGGGCCAGTCGCGCTCCGTCAAAACCAAAGACTGCGGGGTGGGGACGGCGAGCATCCACCACAACTTCCTTGTCGGGTCGATCACCCGGACTATAGCGTGCGGACCGTCGCAGCCCCCGGAAGGCGTGGAGGGCGGCCATAAGGAGGCTGTGGAGGCCAAGGTTCAGGCGGTGTCGACGGATGCGCCATCCCAGGGGGGTGTCGGGCTGGACCACTACATCGAGAGGGTCCAGAAGCTGTTGCAAGAGCAGCAGATGCTGCTGGCGGAGAACTACAGTGAGCTGGCCGACGCCTTCGGCCAGCCCCAGAGCCAGTTTGGGTCCATCAACAGCGAGCTGGTCAACACGCTGTCCTCCATCAACTCGGTCATGAAGTACGGCAGCGTGGAGGACATTCTGGCGCTGCAGACTGACCCGGAGGCTGCGCGCAAAG AAGTAAGTGTGCAGGAGGTCTCCCAGCCACAGCCCCGGGTCAAAGACCTCTCGGCGGCCGACCTGAACGCCGCGTCCCTGGCCGCCGCGTCCCTGACCGCCGCGTCCCTGGCCGCGGCAGAGAAGCCCGGCAGCCCGCGCACACAGCCCAGCCCGTCCGAGCTCAAGAGCCGCATGGACCAACAGATGTCCTCAGCGCTGCACG GGGAGCCATGTCATCAGAGCACCCTGAAATCCATCATGAAAAAGAAAGATGGCCGCCCTGGCTCCAATGGAACCAAGAAGAACCTGCAGTTTGTTGGAGTCAAtggagg GTATGAATCTACGTCAAGTGACGACTCGAGCTCAGAGGACAGCAGCTCTTCGGGGTCagacgaggacgacgaggacgacgaggagaaggagaaggaggagcaggaggtgaacGGTGCAAAGGAGGAACATGGGAAAGTAGAGGAAGAGACAACCGGGGAGGAGTATCATAACGAGGGAGCAGTGGATGTGCAGAtgaagacggaggaggaggaggaggaggaggaaggtcaaGAGAAGAGCGAGACAAGAGAGAG CAGGAGTGAGCTAAGTGAGAAGATGGTGGCGGCCTGCCACGTCCTGAAGGCCCACCTCAGCGACCCCAAGGCGGTGAGCAGTAAAGACCTG aggGCGAGCCTGAACACGGTGCAGCATGAGTGGTTCCGCGTGTCCAGCCAGAAGGCGGCGCTGTCGGGCACGGTGGAGGACTACCTGGACGGCTTCGCCGGCGTGTCGCCCGGCGTGCTGCGGCACGTGGTCAACATGGCCGACGGCAACGGCAACACGGCGCTGCACTACAGCGTCTCGCACTCCAACTTCCAGGTGGTGCGGAAGCTTCTGGACGCAG ACGTGTGCAACGTGAACCAGCAGAACAAGGCGGGCTACACGCCCATCATGCTGGCGGCGCTGGCGGCGGTGGAGTGCCCCGAGGACATGCGCATCGTGGAGGAGCTGTTCGGCCAGGGGGACGTCAACGCGCGCGCCAGCCAG GCGGGTCAGACGGGGCTGATGCTGGCGGTCAGCCATGGCAGGATGGACATGGTGCGGGCCCTGTTGGTGCAGGGGGCGGACGTCAACGTCCAGGACGACGAGGGCTCCACCGCCCTGATGTGCGCCAGTGAGCACGGCCACGTGGAGATCGTCAAGCTGCTGCTGGGCCAGCCCGGCTGCGACGCCACCCTCAGCGACAGC aaccatgtactgggtggaggaggaaaggggCTATTGGGCCTCATTCACACGACGGCCGTCTTGAGTTGCGAAGGACCTGGCTGTAGCATTTTTAAGGATCGTTGTGTTGACCGTACCGTCGCTATCGTGACTAGTTTCGGTCCCGAAACTTTAGTAGGAATACACATTTTCATAGTTTCTTGCTAG